The following DNA comes from Novosphingobium sp. THN1.
AAAAGAACGGCTGCACCCTTGGCGATGTCGTTGACCTGACATCGTTCCATGTCGGCTATCCCGCTCATATGGAGACGTTCATGCAAGTCATGGGACGGTCTATGCCGGGGATTGAAATGGCGTGGACGGCCATTGGCGTTGCCGGCCTCGGCTATCCGGGATCGCTGGTTGAATTGAAAGCCGTTGCCGTGCTGCCGAACGCGGGGGCCGACCATGGGTGATCGCTTCGACTATGTGATCGTGGGCGCAGGGTCTGCGGGATGCGTGCTGGCCAATCGCCTGTCCGCCGATCCTTCGGTTCGGGTGCTTGTGCTGGAAGCGGGCGGGCGGGACAGCAATCCCTTCATCCACATGCCCGCCGGGTTCTTTCGCCTGCTGCAAAGCGGCAAGGATAGCTGGCAATACCAGACAGAACCGCAAGAGCACCTCGATGGCAGGGTGCTTCATGATACGCGCGGCAAGGTGCTGGGCGGAAGCAGCTCGATCAACGGGATGTGCTACAGCCGGGGGAGCCCGGAAATTTTCGACCTTTGGGCCAGGGAAGGCTGCCCGGGCTGGTCCTATGAAGAAGTCCTGCCTTATTTTCGGCGGGCCGAAGCCAATGCCCATGGGGACGAGCGATTTCATGGACGCGGCGGGCCTTTGCCGGTGACCCGCGCCCATGTGACCAATCGGGGGCAACTGGCGTGGCTCGAAGCGGCGCAGGAAGCCGGTTTTCCGTATAGCGATGACCACAATGGTGCACAGCCCGAAGGGTTTGGACCGGCCGAACATACGATTCGTTCAGGGCGTCGGTTCAGCACTTCGGTCGCCTATCTTCGGCCTGCGGCAAGGCGCCCCAATCTCGTGGTGCGCACTAGTGCTCATGTATCCCGAATCTTAATCGAGAACGGTCAGGCACGAGGTGTCGAGTATCGGCAGCACGGGGAGCGCTGGACCGTTTACGCGGATCGTGAAATAATTCTCTGCGGCGGCACCTTCCAGTCACCGCAACTGCTGATGCTGTCAGGCATCGGAGACGCGCAGCACCTGCGCTCGCTTGGCATCGAAGTCGTCACCGACCTCAAGGGCGTGGGCCGCAATCTTCACGACCATATCGGCACGCAAGTCCAAGTCTCCAGCCCCTTGCAGATCTCCGATTTCGCGATTGCGACCAACCCCTTACGGATTGCCAGCGCCGGCCTGCAATACTTGCTTACCCGGACAGGGACGCTCGCAAAAAGCGGTACCGAAGTCATCGCCTATCTGCGTTCCGGCGCGCCAGGATATGACGGACTGGACCTGAAGTTCTATTTTATCCCGCTCTTGTTTGCGCCCACTGGCGGAATCGAAAAGGCGCACGGTTTTACGAACCTGATCATCCTGACCCGCCCGGAAAGCCGCGGCCTATTGCGCCTGAGGTCCGCCGATCCGTTGGATCAACCGGCCATCAATGCCAACTACTTGGCCGACCCGCGTGACCGGGAGGTGTTGCGTCGGGGCGTTCGGATCGCGCGAGAGGTCATCCAGCAACCGGCCTTCGCAACCTATCGCGGCGAGGAACGGACACCGGGCGCGGACCGTGCCAGCGATGATGCGCTCGATGCGTTCTTTCGGCAGACCTGCAACGTCAACTACGAAGCAGTGGGCACGTGCAAAATGGGCAGCGACGAACTTGCCGTGGTCGACCCTTGCTTGCGGGTCCGGGGGATTACGGGCCTTCGCGTTGTCGATGGCTCGGTCATGCCGCGCATCACCACAGGCGACCCCAACGCCTCGATCATCATGATTGCCGAAAAGGCCGCGGATATGATTTGTGCCGCCGTCAGCGGGTAAAGTTTCCACCAGTGGTTGCGTGCGCTGGATGCAGAAACGGTACCGCGAAGAAATTCATGGCATAGAATATTTGGTCGGGCTTTTGCCGAACCACTTTTTATACGCCTGAGAAAACGCGGCCAGTGAGTCGTAGCCGGACATTCTCGCGACTTCGGACAAATTCTTCTCTCCATGAGCTATGGCCAGATTGGCTCGATTGAACCGGGATTCATTGATCTTTTCAAGAATGGTCTGACCGGTCGACTGGCGAAAAGACCGGGTCAGGTGCCGTTTGCTCAGGCCTGTCAGCGCAGCCAATTCCTCCAGACTCGGTGGAATGGTATCGGCCTCGATACGCTCGATCACCTTGCGCAAGGCTCCCGTGCTCATTCCACCGCGGGAAATACCGCCGTCGGCCGCGCAAAGGTCGAAATATCGTTTCAGCTCGATGGTCAGGATCTGCCCGTAGCATTCCACGAGCTCATCCGTGAACCTGGCCTTGTTCTCGATCTCGCGAGCCACGCTCATCATCAGCGAGCGAATTGGCGCGCTCTTGATGTTGAGGCAATTGCGCAACTGCTTCGTTGCTACAGCCCCTTCCGATGCAATCGTCTCGTCAAACGTCTCCTTCGGGAACATGCAACGGACGATGCTGATGTTGCGTCCTTCGTACTTGATCCTCAAGGGCGTCATGGCCGGCACGAACATCAACCGGCCAATATCGTCAAACCGGCGCGGCCCGCCCTCGCACTCAAAGCGGCCTTCGGCGAAATTCTGGCGAACCTGGCGCTGTAGAGCGATGGTTGAAGTTCGTTCGCACAGGACAAGTTCCCGATCCGGAGGAACCTCCAAATCGAGAACCTGCGCCACCATGGAAGGCGTGGAAATGCCGGCGATGATCCTGGAATCAAAACCTCTTTCGGTTTCAGGATCATCCATCGTCGTCATTCCATGCCTTCAACTCAGTCGCTCGAGAGGATCAGCCCCGACGTCGGGACGCCGGTGCCCGCGGTCACGATCACATTGCGGCAAGCGCCGGGCTGGTTCACGCTCTGGCCGCGGACCAGCCTGACGCCTTCAGCCACCCCGTTCAAGCCATGGATATAGGCTTCTCCCAGCTGACCGCCATTGGTGTTCACCGGCAGGCGACCGCCGCGGGCGATCTGGCCTTCGCGCACGAAATCCCTGGCCTGCCCCTGCTTCGCAAAGCCGAAGGCCTCGAGCTGCGGCAGCACGAAGGGCGAGAAGTGATCGTAAAGGATCGCCGCCTGCACGTCATCCGGCCCGATCCCGGCCATGGCGTATAGCTGACGCGCGACCAGATTCATTTCCGAAAGCTGGGTGAAATCGGGGCGATAGTAGCTCGTCATCATCTGCTGATCGTCGCACGCACCCTGAGCCGCCGCGCGGATGATCGCCGGCGCCTGGCGCAGCTTGCGCGCGCGTTCCGCCGTGGTCACCACGACAGCAACGGCACCGTCGGATTCCTGGCAGCAATCCAGCAGGTGCAGCGGCTTCACGATCCAGCGCGAGGTCTGGTGATCTTCCAGGGTGATCGGCTGCTGATAGAACCAGGCCTTGGGGTTTGTGGCGGCGAAATCGCGGAAACCCACGGCGATGCGGCCGAAATCTTCGGAGGTTGCGCCATGTTCGTGCATGTAGCGCCGGGCCGACATAGCCACCCAGCTGGCCGGAGATGCCAGGCCGAAAGGCACGTAGTTGCCGTAGTGCGCGATTTCGGCCGTGGGCAGCACGTCGGGGGTGAAAGCCGCGCCGAACCGGTATTGCGACCGTTCGTTCATAGCGCGGTAGCATATGACCACCTCGGCCACCCCCGTGGCCACAGCCATGGCCGCGTGCATGATCGGGGCGCAGGCCGCGCCGCCGCCGTAGTGGATGCGGCTGAAGAACTTGAGCTCGCGCCCGCCGATGTTGCGGAAGACCTCGATTTCGGGGTTGTTGTCCATGGTGTAGGTG
Coding sequences within:
- a CDS encoding RidA family protein — protein: MSETGFSFCEARRANNFLFCSGQIGLTADGKAPEQPEDQFAAAFAALADVLQKNGCTLGDVVDLTSFHVGYPAHMETFMQVMGRSMPGIEMAWTAIGVAGLGYPGSLVELKAVAVLPNAGADHG
- a CDS encoding GMC family oxidoreductase; this translates as MGDRFDYVIVGAGSAGCVLANRLSADPSVRVLVLEAGGRDSNPFIHMPAGFFRLLQSGKDSWQYQTEPQEHLDGRVLHDTRGKVLGGSSSINGMCYSRGSPEIFDLWAREGCPGWSYEEVLPYFRRAEANAHGDERFHGRGGPLPVTRAHVTNRGQLAWLEAAQEAGFPYSDDHNGAQPEGFGPAEHTIRSGRRFSTSVAYLRPAARRPNLVVRTSAHVSRILIENGQARGVEYRQHGERWTVYADREIILCGGTFQSPQLLMLSGIGDAQHLRSLGIEVVTDLKGVGRNLHDHIGTQVQVSSPLQISDFAIATNPLRIASAGLQYLLTRTGTLAKSGTEVIAYLRSGAPGYDGLDLKFYFIPLLFAPTGGIEKAHGFTNLIILTRPESRGLLRLRSADPLDQPAINANYLADPRDREVLRRGVRIAREVIQQPAFATYRGEERTPGADRASDDALDAFFRQTCNVNYEAVGTCKMGSDELAVVDPCLRVRGITGLRVVDGSVMPRITTGDPNASIIMIAEKAADMICAAVSG
- a CDS encoding helix-turn-helix transcriptional regulator, which translates into the protein MTTMDDPETERGFDSRIIAGISTPSMVAQVLDLEVPPDRELVLCERTSTIALQRQVRQNFAEGRFECEGGPRRFDDIGRLMFVPAMTPLRIKYEGRNISIVRCMFPKETFDETIASEGAVATKQLRNCLNIKSAPIRSLMMSVAREIENKARFTDELVECYGQILTIELKRYFDLCAADGGISRGGMSTGALRKVIERIEADTIPPSLEELAALTGLSKRHLTRSFRQSTGQTILEKINESRFNRANLAIAHGEKNLSEVARMSGYDSLAAFSQAYKKWFGKSPTKYSMP
- a CDS encoding lipid-transfer protein, with the translated sequence MNELSGKAAIAGIGATEFSKNSGRSELRLAVEAALAALADAGIDPAEVDGMSTYTMDNNPEIEVFRNIGGRELKFFSRIHYGGGAACAPIMHAAMAVATGVAEVVICYRAMNERSQYRFGAAFTPDVLPTAEIAHYGNYVPFGLASPASWVAMSARRYMHEHGATSEDFGRIAVGFRDFAATNPKAWFYQQPITLEDHQTSRWIVKPLHLLDCCQESDGAVAVVVTTAERARKLRQAPAIIRAAAQGACDDQQMMTSYYRPDFTQLSEMNLVARQLYAMAGIGPDDVQAAILYDHFSPFVLPQLEAFGFAKQGQARDFVREGQIARGGRLPVNTNGGQLGEAYIHGLNGVAEGVRLVRGQSVNQPGACRNVIVTAGTGVPTSGLILSSD